Proteins encoded in a region of the Streptomyces akebiae genome:
- a CDS encoding GNAT family N-acetyltransferase yields the protein MTPPDGRCRADEDGSWHLTDDVDDFLARAGHFLRSRPAPHTLHLTVTETLRASGANAYGAGAPVLGWSERAGEVRATFFRTPPHRLNLTPLTPEEADTLAARLAGLGHRLPGVSADHDTASAFARAWHRLTRAVPTLCARQRLYRLGTLTPPRPLPPGRSRVAGPQDREQLVRWYHEFAAAVGQPRSDAAAARFAAGRVTVWETPDGVPVSLAGVTPMIAGQVRVATVYTPAQLRGRGYAGAVTAEASRAASAAGARQVLLFTDLDNATSNALYVRLGYLPVTDFAVYDFSPVPP from the coding sequence ATGACGCCCCCGGACGGTCGGTGCCGCGCCGACGAGGACGGCTCCTGGCATCTCACCGACGATGTCGACGACTTCCTTGCCCGAGCCGGACACTTCCTGCGCTCACGCCCCGCCCCGCACACCCTGCACCTGACGGTCACCGAGACACTGCGTGCGTCCGGGGCGAACGCCTACGGCGCAGGGGCTCCGGTCCTCGGTTGGTCGGAGCGGGCGGGGGAGGTCCGTGCCACTTTCTTCCGCACCCCGCCCCACCGGCTGAACCTCACCCCGCTCACGCCCGAAGAGGCCGACACCCTCGCCGCCCGTCTGGCCGGCCTCGGCCACCGCCTCCCCGGCGTCAGCGCGGACCACGACACCGCCTCCGCCTTCGCCCGGGCGTGGCACCGGCTCACCCGGGCGGTGCCGACACTGTGCGCGCGTCAGCGTCTGTACCGCCTCGGCACCCTCACCCCACCACGGCCTCTCCCTCCCGGGCGGAGCCGGGTGGCCGGCCCGCAGGACCGCGAGCAACTCGTCCGCTGGTACCACGAGTTCGCCGCAGCCGTCGGACAGCCGCGCTCCGACGCCGCCGCCGCGCGCTTCGCCGCAGGCCGCGTCACCGTCTGGGAGACCCCGGACGGCGTTCCCGTCTCCCTGGCCGGCGTGACCCCGATGATCGCCGGCCAGGTGCGGGTGGCGACCGTCTACACCCCGGCCCAGCTGCGCGGCCGCGGATACGCGGGTGCCGTGACCGCCGAGGCGAGCCGTGCCGCGTCGGCCGCCGGCGCGCGGCAGGTCCTGCTCTTCACCGACCTCGACAACGCCACGAGCAACGCGCTCTACGTGCGCCTCGGTTATCTCCCGGTCACCGACTTCGCCGTGTACGACTTCTCGCCGGTGCCGCCCTGA
- a CDS encoding DJ-1/PfpI family protein: MRVAVVTFDGFNELDSFIASALINRCRKGGLEAFITTPTPVVTSMNGVEVTGQRPMEFVSEAEVVLVGSGVQTRDVVADDRLFARLPLDPARQLIGAQCSGALVLARLGLLDSVPACTDVKSRPFVEALGVTVLDTPFHAEGNIATAGGCLASQYLATWVITRTLGEDAARGVLDYVAPVGENRQTVERGLAAVRAGEAALR, from the coding sequence ATGCGGGTAGCGGTGGTCACCTTCGACGGGTTCAACGAGCTGGACAGCTTCATCGCCTCCGCACTGATCAACCGGTGCCGCAAGGGCGGCCTGGAGGCCTTCATCACGACGCCGACGCCCGTGGTGACGTCGATGAACGGCGTCGAGGTGACCGGACAGCGCCCCATGGAATTCGTGAGCGAGGCCGAGGTCGTGCTCGTCGGCAGCGGGGTGCAGACGCGTGACGTGGTCGCCGACGACCGGCTGTTCGCGAGGCTGCCGCTCGACCCCGCGCGCCAGTTGATCGGCGCGCAGTGCTCCGGCGCGCTGGTGCTCGCCCGGCTGGGCTTGCTGGACTCCGTGCCGGCCTGCACGGACGTGAAGAGCCGGCCCTTCGTGGAGGCCCTTGGCGTCACCGTGCTGGACACACCGTTCCACGCGGAGGGGAACATCGCCACGGCCGGTGGCTGCCTGGCCTCCCAGTACCTCGCCACCTGGGTGATCACCCGCACTCTCGGGGAGGACGCCGCCCGCGGAGTCCTCGACTACGTGGCCCCGGTCGGCGAGAACCGGCAGACCGTCGAGCGCGGCCTGGCCGCCGTCCGCGCGGGCGAGGCGGCGCTGCGCTGA
- a CDS encoding nucleotidyltransferase domain-containing protein — MKERGLDRDGTIAREGALDRVSAAFVPVVDAARAHITETFGGTRLHSAYLYGSIPRGTATPGVSDLDLQLALHDEPTETDRADAKAIEALLDRAFPQIDGVGILLTSTRVLLSDIERHDGGFFIACLCTPLLGPDLAEQLPLYRPTALLARETNGDLARVLPHWRAKAAEATTEADHRTLSRLVGRRIVRTGFTLIMPRWGGWTSDLDQSAELFGRYYPERVEQMRVAASLGRAPSPDPAVLGILINDLGPWLAAEYTAVHGEKVPRP; from the coding sequence GTGAAGGAACGAGGGCTGGACCGCGACGGAACGATCGCGCGCGAAGGCGCACTGGACCGAGTGTCGGCAGCGTTCGTTCCCGTCGTCGATGCCGCCCGCGCTCATATCACCGAGACGTTCGGCGGAACGCGCCTGCACAGCGCCTACCTCTACGGCAGCATCCCCCGTGGCACCGCCACCCCCGGAGTCTCCGATCTCGACCTTCAGCTCGCCCTCCACGACGAGCCCACCGAAACCGACCGTGCTGACGCCAAAGCGATCGAGGCCTTACTCGACCGTGCGTTCCCGCAGATCGATGGCGTCGGGATCCTGCTGACCAGCACGCGGGTCCTGCTCAGCGACATCGAACGTCACGATGGCGGATTCTTCATCGCCTGCCTCTGCACCCCGTTGCTGGGCCCTGACCTCGCAGAACAACTGCCCCTTTATCGCCCCACAGCCCTACTCGCGCGGGAGACCAACGGTGACCTCGCCCGCGTGCTTCCACACTGGCGTGCCAAAGCAGCCGAAGCCACCACGGAGGCCGATCACCGGACCCTCAGCCGTCTTGTCGGCCGTCGTATCGTCCGCACAGGATTCACTTTGATCATGCCCCGATGGGGCGGCTGGACCAGCGACCTCGACCAGTCCGCCGAACTCTTCGGCCGCTATTACCCCGAGCGCGTCGAGCAGATGCGTGTCGCCGCGTCCCTTGGCCGCGCACCCTCACCCGACCCGGCGGTGCTCGGGATACTCATCAACGACCTCGGCCCCTGGCTCGCAGCAGAGTACACAGCCGTGCACGGCGAGAAAGTCCCACGTCCCTGA
- a CDS encoding DinB family protein, whose amino-acid sequence MHTTPDGRPIPPAHADERAMLEAWLDFHRATLALKCSGLEDDQLRLAAASPSPMTLLGLVQHMAEVERNWFQRVFAGLTVSPVFGEGNLDGFALEPERGLDEATAAWQAETARGRELIADASLDDTGRLSEQEASHVGDQGISLRWIMVHMIEEYARHNGHADLIREQVDGVTGA is encoded by the coding sequence ATGCATACGACACCGGATGGACGGCCGATCCCACCCGCCCATGCTGACGAGCGGGCCATGCTGGAAGCATGGCTGGACTTTCACCGTGCGACTCTCGCCCTGAAGTGTTCGGGCCTGGAGGATGATCAGTTACGGCTTGCTGCTGCGTCACCGTCGCCGATGACGCTGCTCGGTCTCGTTCAGCACATGGCCGAGGTGGAGCGCAACTGGTTCCAGCGTGTGTTCGCAGGTCTGACCGTGTCGCCGGTCTTCGGAGAGGGCAACCTTGACGGCTTTGCCCTTGAGCCGGAACGAGGACTCGACGAGGCGACGGCTGCCTGGCAAGCGGAGACCGCCCGAGGTCGTGAGCTGATCGCTGACGCGTCGTTGGACGACACCGGCCGCTTGTCCGAGCAGGAGGCGAGTCACGTCGGCGATCAGGGAATCTCCCTACGCTGGATCATGGTGCACATGATCGAGGAATACGCACGTCACAACGGTCATGCCGATCTCATCCGCGAGCAGGTCGACGGAGTCACCGGCGCGTGA
- a CDS encoding PP2C family protein-serine/threonine phosphatase, whose protein sequence is MLIVSVIVVVALFGGAGLTWLPLLAAGPALAATTSGPGGVFCVGLLAGVLGTMLGVREGAPGGALAAVLSALAAVTLASGLAAALRGRRERVLAAVRSVAEAAQHALLQPVPAVVGPFQVAVRYSAAAAEARIGGDLYALVPTPYGVRLIVGDVRGKGLPAVGVAALVLGVFREAAYEEPDLLAVVDRIERSLARNLRCDDFVTAVVAGHPEPDRLELVNCGHAPPLLVHGDDVVPVEPALPAPPLGLRALTGETPALQTLPFADGDQLLLYTDGVTEARDRDREFYPLTQRLAHHLSEEPAHTLTALHTELLKHVGGRLHDDAALLLLRKPTSAAAPASDGRSRP, encoded by the coding sequence ATGCTGATCGTCTCCGTCATCGTGGTCGTCGCCCTGTTCGGCGGGGCCGGGCTGACCTGGCTGCCGCTGCTCGCCGCCGGGCCCGCGCTGGCCGCCACCACCAGCGGGCCGGGCGGCGTTTTCTGCGTCGGGCTGCTCGCCGGGGTGCTGGGCACGATGCTCGGCGTCCGGGAAGGGGCGCCGGGCGGTGCGCTGGCCGCCGTGCTGTCCGCGCTGGCGGCCGTCACCCTGGCGAGCGGCCTGGCCGCCGCGTTGCGGGGGCGACGCGAACGGGTCCTCGCGGCCGTCCGCTCGGTCGCCGAGGCCGCCCAGCACGCCCTTCTCCAGCCGGTGCCCGCGGTCGTCGGCCCGTTCCAGGTGGCCGTCCGGTACAGCGCGGCCGCTGCCGAGGCCCGAATCGGCGGGGATCTGTACGCACTCGTGCCCACCCCCTACGGGGTGCGGCTGATCGTGGGCGATGTGCGCGGCAAGGGGCTGCCGGCGGTGGGGGTCGCCGCTCTGGTGCTCGGGGTGTTCCGCGAGGCGGCGTACGAGGAGCCCGACCTGCTCGCCGTCGTCGACCGGATCGAGCGGAGCCTGGCCCGCAACCTGCGCTGCGACGACTTCGTCACCGCCGTGGTCGCCGGGCACCCCGAGCCGGATCGGCTGGAGCTGGTCAACTGCGGACACGCGCCGCCGCTGCTGGTGCACGGCGATGACGTGGTGCCCGTGGAACCGGCCCTGCCGGCGCCGCCCCTCGGGCTGCGTGCCCTCACGGGCGAGACCCCCGCGCTCCAGACGCTGCCCTTCGCCGACGGTGACCAGCTGCTGCTCTACACCGACGGGGTCACGGAGGCCCGGGACCGCGACCGCGAGTTCTACCCGCTCACACAGCGGCTGGCACACCATCTGTCGGAGGAGCCGGCACACACCCTGACGGCCCTGCACACCGAACTCCTGAAGCACGTGGGCGGCCGCCTGCACGACGACGCGGCCCTCCTCCTGCTCCGCAAGCCGACCTCGGCAGCCGCACCGGCCTCTGACGGGCGATCACGACCCTGA
- a CDS encoding IclR family transcriptional regulator, which translates to MAAQEGPGPTLITSVQRAFRLLEAVSAHENGAPAKQLARETGLPLATAYHLLRTLVHDGYLRKLADGGFVLGDKVTALHATGRGQALLSRVRPTLAALRDELTSAAYLTFYEDGEIRVAEIVDSTRAPRVDLWVGFEDAGHATALGKSVLRELDEESRKDYLSRHHLADLTPRTITDAPELLRRLDSSPIAPAVTDLEEYALGTVCVAVPVYSGDTLGSLGVSLRADRLSRLDEVRARLLPTASRVTRGLSLTI; encoded by the coding sequence ATGGCTGCGCAAGAAGGCCCCGGCCCCACACTCATCACCTCCGTGCAGCGGGCCTTCCGCCTGCTGGAGGCGGTGAGCGCCCACGAGAACGGCGCGCCGGCGAAGCAGCTGGCCCGGGAGACCGGGCTGCCCCTGGCCACCGCCTACCACCTGCTACGGACCCTGGTCCACGACGGCTACCTGCGGAAGCTGGCCGACGGCGGGTTCGTGCTGGGCGACAAGGTGACCGCCCTGCACGCCACCGGCCGGGGGCAGGCACTGCTCAGCCGGGTCCGGCCGACGCTCGCCGCACTGCGGGACGAGCTCACCAGCGCCGCGTACCTCACTTTCTACGAGGACGGTGAGATCCGGGTCGCCGAGATCGTGGACAGCACCCGAGCGCCCCGGGTGGACCTCTGGGTGGGGTTCGAGGACGCCGGGCACGCCACCGCGCTGGGCAAGTCGGTGCTGCGCGAACTGGACGAGGAGTCCCGCAAGGACTACCTCTCCCGGCACCACCTGGCCGACCTCACCCCGAGGACCATCACCGACGCGCCGGAACTGCTCCGCCGGCTGGACTCCTCCCCCATCGCGCCGGCCGTCACGGACCTGGAGGAGTACGCCCTCGGCACGGTCTGTGTCGCGGTGCCCGTGTACAGCGGGGACACACTCGGCTCGCTCGGGGTGTCGCTGCGGGCGGACCGGCTCTCCCGGCTCGACGAGGTCCGGGCCCGGCTGCTCCCGACCGCGAGCCGGGTGACCAGGGGCCTGTCGCTCACTATCTGA
- a CDS encoding glycoside hydrolase family 16 protein, giving the protein MLLVALVGVPRAEGAPVSADACRVAGTELPRGDCGPFWQVLAEDFDGDRVPLGGFSDCEHRVDTSAAHCGGLRGAYRDNWWAYPTGWRDTANDRGRDVVGVYHPEDTVSVGPAENGDGRMFIRMWRPADGGPVHAAAVVPRAVMQMKYGKYSARIKVTKLAPGYKSAWLHYGGGCEMDHPEGEWTGDLTAFHHPCGGGEQGYFPGSDDWTRWHTVSTEWTPGHVRFFVDGRQVGHDTRNVPDRPLSWVLQNESALEGPGAAPGSSAQLDITWVAAYAYGWK; this is encoded by the coding sequence ATGCTGCTGGTGGCGCTCGTCGGCGTTCCCCGTGCCGAGGGAGCGCCGGTGTCGGCCGACGCCTGCCGTGTCGCGGGCACCGAACTGCCCCGGGGCGACTGCGGGCCGTTCTGGCAGGTCCTCGCGGAGGACTTCGACGGCGACCGGGTGCCGCTCGGCGGATTCAGCGACTGCGAGCACCGGGTCGACACCTCCGCCGCGCACTGCGGGGGCCTGCGCGGCGCGTACCGCGACAACTGGTGGGCGTACCCGACGGGTTGGCGCGACACGGCCAACGACAGGGGCCGGGACGTCGTGGGTGTCTACCACCCGGAGGACACCGTGAGCGTGGGCCCTGCGGAGAACGGCGACGGCCGCATGTTCATCCGGATGTGGCGGCCCGCCGACGGGGGCCCGGTGCACGCTGCCGCGGTGGTACCCCGTGCGGTCATGCAGATGAAGTACGGCAAGTACAGCGCCCGTATCAAGGTGACGAAGCTCGCCCCGGGCTACAAGTCTGCCTGGCTGCACTACGGCGGGGGCTGCGAGATGGACCATCCCGAGGGTGAGTGGACCGGCGACCTCACCGCCTTCCACCATCCCTGCGGTGGCGGTGAGCAGGGCTACTTCCCGGGGAGCGACGACTGGACGCGGTGGCACACCGTGTCGACGGAGTGGACGCCCGGCCACGTGCGGTTCTTCGTGGACGGGCGGCAGGTGGGTCACGACACGAGGAACGTGCCGGACCGGCCGCTGTCGTGGGTGCTGCAGAACGAGAGCGCCCTGGAGGGGCCGGGCGCGGCCCCGGGCAGCAGCGCCCAGCTCGACATCACCTGGGTGGCGGCCTACGCGTACGGGTGGAAGTGA
- a CDS encoding DUF5709 domain-containing protein: MSDENMADDAYQPTGGGEEQEDAAPLDLQDAIDERTYDDMLDEGYSPPERPLGVTKSGTTAAEQHEGESLDARLRQEEPDVQVPAGDGIGDLPGGEGEPLDPEAGSDRAGRLVAPDEGARTDTTKELVAEDEGIDGGAAGAEEAAMHVVPDDRLPLADPPQD, encoded by the coding sequence ATGAGCGACGAGAACATGGCGGACGACGCCTACCAGCCCACCGGTGGCGGCGAGGAGCAGGAGGACGCCGCTCCCCTGGATCTCCAGGACGCCATCGACGAACGTACGTACGACGACATGCTGGACGAGGGCTATTCGCCGCCGGAGAGGCCGCTGGGTGTCACCAAGAGCGGCACCACGGCGGCGGAGCAGCACGAGGGCGAGAGCCTGGACGCCAGACTGCGTCAGGAAGAGCCCGACGTGCAGGTCCCGGCCGGGGACGGCATCGGCGACCTCCCGGGAGGGGAGGGCGAACCCCTGGATCCGGAGGCCGGATCGGACCGCGCCGGCCGCCTCGTCGCACCCGACGAGGGCGCCCGGACGGACACCACCAAGGAACTCGTCGCCGAGGACGAGGGCATCGACGGCGGAGCGGCCGGAGCCGAGGAGGCGGCGATGCACGTCGTCCCCGACGACCGGCTGCCCCTGGCGGACCCGCCGCAGGACTGA
- a CDS encoding S9 family peptidase, translating into MAANARNQVTGEHPLTGSPRPSPVGEDLVDGMPWRPEEHGPAAGVPGAGGHARTAGVPPPTAATAPAQVPLPDTAAPLDTPQPLRSHGCWYPSVDPSGRYVAFICDRGGVPQLWTGPVGGDEVHLLDSDPHPVKEVAWSPDGRWIAYTTAPGGGEHTRVLCVRPDGTGRRILAGAEPGSSAYLGCWQHDGRAVAVTVAEPVLTPGGADGEEGAAPTGPGLADPGTYTVPRPAGWATRDGRAVLLGGPHHGDAGAGSGRDTEIPQPHGAGMPGVHERDGGASARERTSGGGLAAYLVDPLGVAAPTLLAVERGAATLRVCDISRDGRLALLRRGPRGRREALVVRTGDLRTTFALHVADGDPWIGRFSPDGATLWLRSDAAREFAALFAVRLDAEGESPGLTVAAERGDCGLELLALGHDGYTAALAWNVRGATELEVTSVSPTSAGQARVGPSRRVSLPHEVVTRIPQVDGRAGLVLALSGSQRRPGVWWFPEGAARRTAWSSRDEDAVPPGRPPVRPVPLRPVARDGLPLSGWYYRAPDRGAGEPAPCVIHLHGGPEEQERPVFNPLYHELLGRGLDVFAPDVRGSSGHGRSFVDADLGTGRFAAIEDVAACAAHVVVAGLADPRRLAVMGRSYGGYLVMASLVWHPDLFRTGVAACGMSDFTTFYAGTEPWIAESAAHKYGHPEHDRELLHALSPMTRVDALRVPVLTVHGEHDTNVPLGESEQFVRAARERGLRAELLLLRDEGHDFLRADSRRIFRRTAADWLQRHIAE; encoded by the coding sequence ATGGCTGCAAACGCACGGAATCAGGTGACAGGGGAACACCCCCTCACGGGCTCCCCCCGCCCCTCCCCCGTCGGCGAGGACCTCGTCGACGGGATGCCGTGGCGCCCCGAGGAGCACGGGCCCGCCGCCGGGGTGCCGGGGGCCGGCGGCCACGCCCGCACGGCCGGCGTCCCGCCGCCGACGGCCGCCACGGCTCCGGCGCAGGTCCCGCTGCCCGACACCGCCGCGCCGCTGGACACACCACAGCCGTTGCGGTCGCACGGCTGCTGGTACCCGTCGGTGGATCCCAGCGGCAGGTACGTCGCGTTCATCTGCGACCGGGGCGGGGTGCCCCAGCTGTGGACCGGGCCGGTCGGAGGGGACGAGGTCCATCTGCTGGACTCCGATCCCCACCCGGTCAAGGAGGTGGCCTGGTCGCCCGACGGCCGCTGGATCGCCTACACCACCGCCCCGGGCGGAGGCGAGCACACCAGGGTGCTGTGCGTACGGCCCGACGGGACCGGACGGCGCATCCTCGCCGGTGCCGAACCGGGCAGCTCCGCCTACCTGGGCTGCTGGCAGCACGACGGCAGGGCCGTCGCCGTCACCGTCGCCGAGCCGGTCCTCACACCGGGCGGGGCCGACGGCGAGGAGGGGGCCGCTCCCACGGGTCCCGGCCTCGCCGACCCGGGCACCTACACCGTCCCCCGGCCGGCGGGCTGGGCCACCCGCGACGGCCGGGCCGTGCTGCTGGGCGGCCCGCACCACGGCGACGCCGGTGCCGGGTCCGGCCGCGACACGGAGATCCCTCAGCCCCACGGCGCGGGAATGCCCGGCGTCCACGAGAGGGACGGCGGCGCGTCGGCCCGGGAGCGGACGTCGGGCGGAGGACTGGCCGCCTATCTCGTGGACCCCCTGGGCGTGGCGGCCCCCACCCTGCTGGCGGTCGAACGCGGCGCCGCGACCCTGCGCGTGTGCGACATCAGCAGGGACGGGCGGCTGGCACTCCTGCGCCGGGGGCCGCGCGGCCGTCGCGAGGCCCTCGTCGTACGGACCGGCGACCTGCGGACCACCTTCGCCCTGCACGTCGCCGACGGCGACCCGTGGATCGGCCGGTTCTCCCCGGACGGCGCGACGCTGTGGCTGCGCAGCGACGCGGCACGCGAGTTCGCCGCGCTGTTCGCCGTCCGCCTGGACGCCGAGGGCGAGTCGCCGGGTCTGACCGTCGCCGCCGAGCGCGGGGACTGCGGACTGGAGCTGCTGGCGCTCGGACACGACGGGTACACCGCGGCCCTGGCCTGGAACGTGCGCGGCGCCACCGAGCTGGAGGTCACCTCCGTGTCGCCGACGTCCGCCGGGCAGGCCCGGGTGGGGCCGTCGCGGAGGGTGTCGCTGCCGCACGAGGTGGTGACGCGTATCCCGCAGGTCGACGGCCGCGCGGGACTGGTGCTGGCCCTGTCCGGCTCGCAGCGCCGCCCCGGGGTGTGGTGGTTCCCCGAGGGCGCGGCGCGGCGCACCGCGTGGTCGTCCCGGGACGAGGACGCCGTCCCGCCCGGCCGGCCGCCCGTGCGTCCCGTGCCGCTGCGGCCCGTCGCACGGGACGGGCTGCCGCTGAGCGGCTGGTACTACCGGGCTCCGGACCGGGGCGCCGGGGAACCCGCACCCTGTGTGATCCATCTGCACGGCGGGCCCGAGGAGCAGGAACGCCCGGTGTTCAACCCGCTCTACCACGAGCTGCTGGGCCGGGGGCTCGATGTCTTCGCGCCGGACGTGCGCGGCTCGTCGGGGCACGGCCGGTCGTTCGTCGACGCCGACCTCGGTACGGGCCGGTTCGCCGCGATCGAGGACGTCGCCGCCTGCGCGGCCCATGTCGTCGTCGCCGGTCTCGCCGATCCACGGCGGCTGGCCGTCATGGGGCGCTCCTACGGCGGCTACCTGGTGATGGCCTCCCTCGTGTGGCACCCGGACCTCTTCCGCACCGGCGTAGCGGCCTGCGGCATGTCCGACTTCACGACCTTCTACGCCGGTACCGAGCCGTGGATCGCGGAGTCGGCCGCGCACAAGTACGGCCACCCGGAACACGACCGTGAGCTGCTGCACGCGCTGTCCCCGATGACCCGCGTGGACGCCCTGCGCGTACCGGTCCTCACGGTCCACGGCGAGCACGACACCAATGTGCCGCTCGGCGAGTCGGAGCAGTTCGTCCGCGCGGCCCGGGAGCGGGGTCTGCGGGCCGAACTGCTGCTGCTCCGCGACGAGGGCCACGACTTCCTGCGCGCGGACAGCCGAAGGATCTTCCGCCGGACCGCCGCGGACTGGCTCCAGCGCCACATCGCCGAGTAG
- a CDS encoding N-acetylglutaminylglutamine amidotransferase, which translates to MCGLCGEIRFDGGRPDLAAVERMTDRLAPRGPDGRGLWSQNAVALGHRRLKIIDLSECGAQPMTDPAGRIAGVFNGCIYNYKELRAELRGLGHRFFSGSDTEVVLKAYQQWGTSCVDHFYGMFAFAIVEQATGRLVLARDRLGIKPLYLAHAPGRLRFASSLPALLAGGGVDTSLDPVALHQYLSWHATVAAPHTVLAGVRKLPAATVRVVEPDGSHRDIRYWQPSYTRRPEDAGMDADDWRDAVLDALRTAVRRRMVADVPVGVLLSGGLDSSLIVALLAEEGQRDLATFSVGFESEGGEEGDEFPYSDLVARRFGTDHHQLMVPSDRVSTALDGAIEAMSEPMVSHDVVAFHLLAEQVAKEVKVVQSGQGADEVFAGYHWYPDIAAAPRERAAEAYAETYFDRSHTDLTAMLQPHVLPEHDVSDRFVREHMARPGAETALDATLRLDAEVMLVDDPVKRVDNMTMDWGLEARVPFLDHELVELAAVCPPELKLADGGKGVLKAAGRRVLPAEVVDRPKGYFPVPAVKHMAGPVLGRVREALSAPEARSRGVFQDAYVERLLAAPDEHRARRGANELWQMALLEIWLQTHGIR; encoded by the coding sequence ATGTGCGGTCTCTGCGGAGAGATCCGCTTCGACGGCGGGCGGCCGGACCTGGCCGCCGTCGAGCGCATGACCGACCGACTTGCTCCCCGGGGCCCGGACGGCAGAGGCCTGTGGTCGCAGAACGCCGTCGCCCTCGGGCACCGCAGGCTGAAGATCATCGACTTGTCCGAGTGCGGGGCCCAGCCGATGACGGACCCCGCGGGCCGGATCGCGGGTGTCTTCAACGGCTGCATCTACAACTACAAGGAGTTGCGTGCGGAGCTGCGCGGCCTCGGCCACCGCTTCTTCTCCGGCTCCGACACCGAGGTGGTGCTCAAGGCCTACCAGCAGTGGGGCACCTCCTGCGTCGACCACTTCTACGGCATGTTCGCCTTCGCCATCGTCGAGCAGGCCACGGGACGCCTGGTACTGGCCCGTGACCGGCTGGGCATCAAGCCGCTGTACCTGGCCCACGCGCCGGGACGGCTGCGGTTCGCCTCCTCGCTGCCCGCGCTCCTGGCGGGCGGCGGCGTCGACACCTCGCTCGACCCGGTCGCGCTGCACCAGTACCTGAGCTGGCACGCCACGGTGGCCGCACCGCACACCGTGCTCGCGGGCGTGCGCAAGCTCCCGGCGGCCACCGTGCGGGTGGTGGAGCCCGACGGCAGCCATCGCGACATCCGCTACTGGCAGCCGTCGTACACCCGCCGGCCCGAGGACGCGGGGATGGACGCGGACGACTGGCGGGACGCGGTGCTCGACGCGCTGCGCACCGCCGTACGCCGGCGCATGGTCGCCGACGTGCCCGTGGGCGTCCTGCTGTCGGGCGGCCTCGACTCCAGCCTGATCGTGGCGCTGCTGGCCGAGGAGGGGCAGCGCGATCTCGCGACGTTCAGCGTGGGCTTCGAGTCCGAGGGCGGCGAGGAGGGCGACGAGTTCCCCTACTCGGACCTGGTCGCGCGGCGTTTCGGCACCGACCACCACCAGCTGATGGTGCCCTCGGACCGGGTGTCGACGGCCCTGGACGGGGCGATCGAGGCGATGAGCGAACCGATGGTCAGCCACGACGTGGTGGCCTTCCACCTGCTCGCGGAACAGGTCGCGAAGGAGGTGAAGGTCGTGCAGAGCGGCCAGGGTGCCGACGAGGTCTTCGCCGGCTACCACTGGTACCCGGACATCGCCGCGGCCCCGAGGGAGCGGGCCGCCGAGGCGTACGCCGAGACCTACTTCGACCGGTCGCACACCGACCTCACCGCGATGCTGCAACCGCACGTACTGCCCGAGCACGACGTGTCCGACCGCTTCGTGCGGGAGCACATGGCACGCCCGGGCGCCGAGACCGCGCTCGACGCGACGCTCCGGCTCGACGCCGAGGTGATGCTCGTCGACGACCCGGTCAAACGCGTCGACAACATGACCATGGACTGGGGCCTGGAGGCCCGGGTCCCGTTCCTCGACCACGAGCTCGTGGAGCTGGCCGCCGTCTGCCCGCCGGAGCTGAAGCTCGCCGACGGCGGCAAGGGGGTCCTCAAGGCCGCGGGCCGCCGGGTCCTGCCCGCCGAGGTCGTCGACCGGCCGAAGGGATACTTCCCAGTCCCCGCCGTCAAGCACATGGCGGGCCCCGTGCTGGGGCGGGTCCGTGAGGCGCTGTCCGCGCCGGAGGCCAGGTCACGCGGCGTGTTCCAGGACGCCTACGTGGAAAGGCTGCTGGCGGCCCCGGACGAGCACCGCGCCAGGCGTGGGGCGAACGAGCTGTGGCAGATGGCTTTGCTGGAGATATGGCTGCAAACGCACGGAATCAGGTGA